From the Paenibacillus segetis genome, the window TAAATCCAGCTTCAATACGTCACCATGAATGACGTTAATTTGCGGGTAGGGCTCTAGAACCTCCCGAAGAATAGGAATCAAGCGTTGGTCGATCTCTACGGCCGCTACTTTACCCGCCTCCTGAGCAAGCTTCTCCGTGAGCGCTCCAATACCGGGACCAATCTCTAGTGCCCCCTTGGACTTGTCCAGCCCCGCTGCAGCCACAATCTTACTGAGAATATTCTGATCGATCAGAAAATTCTGACCGAGGCTTTTTTTGAACTTAAACCCATGCCGCGAAATAATCTCCTTCGTGCGGCGCGGTGTTGATACTTCTTCCATTATACTCATGACAAGTTATACCCCTTTGTCTTCCAATTGTGCCAGTGCGGCCACGAATTCTTCACGGCTAATTCTGAACACCGTCATTCGTTTATAAAATTGTTTACCGTTGCAATATCCGATACCAAGTAGTTCTCCCATAATTCTTCGCCGGGCTGCTGCTTCTGGATGGACGATGAGTCCTGCAGCAATCAGATCGTCCCAATCGATTAAGCCGGCTTCCCCAGCAACCTCGCTACGTACATTGTCTAACGCCTCGCGTATGACCTCAGGCGATGCATTCTCCACCCCGATATCACCGCGCTTGGTCGCGTCAGCTTCCCGAAGGAAGGCATGTTTACAACCTGGAACCCGATTGGCCACAATTTTGCGAATACGCTCACCGGCATGGTCAGGATCTGTAAAAATAATGACCCCCCGCCGCTCCTGTGCTAGAGCAATCTTCCGTAGCGTCATTTCATTAATCGCAGAACCACCTGTTTCTATCGTATCGGCTTCTACCGCCCGTTTCACGGCAACCGTATCATCTCGGCCCTCCACCACAATGACCTCTTTAATCATGTCATTCCTTCCTTCCTTATCACAACAAAAAGAAGAGGATAAATCCTCTTCTTGAACCCATCTATTTATTAAACTAATACTATCCGATTCCTCATGCAAAGTAAAACTAGCTTAGCCTAGTTCAACTCAGGTTTGGTAGGACCAATGACATAGACTGTACGGCCCTTCTTACGGCCAAACTGGTTGGCAGCCTTCAGGCTATCGTAATAAACGTCAATCTTGTTGCCTTTAATTGCACCACCAGTATCCTCGGCACGACGGAAGCCAACGCCTTCGATATAGACCCACCATCCCATAGGGACAATGTTCTTATCAACGGCTATCGTTCTCCCTTCTTGTACGCGGGTACCGGAAGCAGTCTTCGTACCTATGCCATCCTCCTCAGCAGAGTAGGCAGTTAGCGTGACGTTTTTGATCATCTTTTTATATTTAAACGAGACGCCACCTTTAGACGTTAGTCCACTAATATCGACCCCACCCTCTTTCCGGGTGATGCTGGCAGACAGAACGGCTGTCGGTTTCTTCGTGCCTACGGCAATTACTTTCGGCTGAGCGGCCTTCGAGACCTCTTTGCCTAACCAATGCTTAGATACGAAAACTCCGTCTTCATATACTTTCTCTATGTTGTGT encodes:
- the rnmV gene encoding ribonuclease M5 yields the protein MIKEVIVVEGRDDTVAVKRAVEADTIETGGSAINEMTLRKIALAQERRGVIIFTDPDHAGERIRKIVANRVPGCKHAFLREADATKRGDIGVENASPEVIREALDNVRSEVAGEAGLIDWDDLIAAGLIVHPEAAARRRIMGELLGIGYCNGKQFYKRMTVFRISREEFVAALAQLEDKGV